DNA from Desulfuromonas sp. AOP6:
AGACCACGCTCGAAGGAATGATCCAGCCGGGCGATCTCGTACCATGTCCCCAGGTAGCGGTCGACATCAAATCCCTGCACAGGACGAACTTGCTCCGGCATACCCAGGCAGCCGCCGAGACAGAGGGCGACGAAGGTGGCAAGCCAGGTTCTCAGCCTGCTCTTCGGGTGTGACGGCTGGTCATTCCGGTCCATGCCCCTGCCTCCCTGCTGTTTGTCGGTCCAGCGATTGCCCCCTCTTCATGAGATAATAGCCAGCCGTCAGGGCCAGAATAATGGCGGCAATGCCCAGCATAACCCAGCTGTCTGCCTCCTGAAGGTCCAGAATGATGACCTTGCGGGCGATGGCGATAATGGCAACAGAGAGCACCACTTCGTAATGAGGCTGCCCCTGGGTCTGGAAGGTTTTAATGATGGTTTC
Protein-coding regions in this window:
- a CDS encoding phosphate-starvation-inducible PsiE family protein — encoded protein: MFAILNQYKQHMIRALMVMMAIVLGLATLDLGWLIVKDILEPPLFLLSIEQLLEIFGLFLLVLIGIELLETIIKTFQTQGQPHYEVVLSVAIIAIARKVIILDLQEADSWVMLGIAAIILALTAGYYLMKRGQSLDRQTAGRQGHGPE